A segment of the uncultured Desulfobulbus sp. genome:
CAAATTTGGCCGCTGGTTGGCAATTCCGCACCACCGAGCAGACGCAACAGGGTCGATTTACCGGCGCCATTCTGACCCAGAATGCCGAGGTTCCGTCCCGGTTCGATGCGGGCGTTGACGTTGTTCAGGATCGTTTTTTTGCCTCGACCCACCCGGTAATACTTGCAAAGATCAACCAACTCTATCATAGCAACCGGTCCAGGTAGCGTCGCGAGTAGCGTTCCAGCAGCAAACCAATGGTCAGAAACACCAGAGCGACGCTCGCTACATAGGGGAAGGAGATGAACTGTTCTCCGTAGCCGGAAACAAATCCCTGGCGAGTCATCTCGATGATATGGGTCAGTGGATTGAAGGAGAGAACCTTCTGGGAGGCCACAGGGAGATCGATCACGGAGAAGAACAGTCCGGAGGTGAAGAACAGGAGCCGTAGCACCATTGGCACCAGTTGTTCGGTCACCGGCCAGATCAGATTGAACGCGGAGCAGGCCGCACCGCCTCCTAACCCCATGGTCAGGGCCAGCAATAGGGCGCTGAATATGGCATGGGGGCTTTCAATGGCTACCTTCTGGCCAATGCAGTACGAGGCGATCAACAGCACCACCAGCACCAAGGTCTGCATGGCGCCTTGGAGAAGAATCCTGGCCAGTAGCAGGTCGAGGGGGAAAACTTGAGGGTAGTTAAGCAAGGTCCGGTTCCCGGCAATTGCGTGCAAGCCATTGGTAACGCCGTTACTGAAAATGTACCATGGAACGAAGCCGCCGAGGAGGAAGACTGGCGTTGACATACCGTGCGGAGCCTGGAATCCGGCGATCTCACGGATGCCCCAGAAGACCGAGATGTTGAATGCCGCCTGAATAACCGCCCAGAGATAGCCGAGCTTGTGTTTACCAAACAGGGTCTTGGATTCGCGGAGCATCAGAGCCCAGACCACCCGCCGTTGCACCCTGAGGGCCTGTTGAAAAGAACTGTTCATGGCGGCGGCTAGTTGTTGCTCTGGGGTACGGCCGACCACCCACTCCCCTGCGGATCGCGACAGACCAGCAGTTGCCAGCTTGCAGACGTTGTTTCCACAAGTAATCGCTTGCAATCGACAGCGGCTGCGGAGTAGTAGCTGTCGAGCACCGTGGCCTTCAGCGTTCCACCGTAAGCGGGATCGTCAAGTTTGATCGTGTCTCCCTGTTTTAATTGACCAACTTTTTTCAGCAAAAGACTTTCCTGGGCAGACCTTTCTGTTTCGGCAGTCGGCTGAACAAAGGGACCTTGGAAAGTGCAAGCGGAAAGGAAAATAAACGGAAAGAATACAGCTATAGATATTTGAACCAGGTGGAACAGCCTGGCATATCTGCGATGCAGCATTACGGTCCCCTAAGGGTATTAATCAGAATCTCAAATGCCCCCAATTTAGCAGATGAGTTTTTCTCAATTTGTTAAGCATATCAGCAAATTTAATATTTGGGTAGTTTAAATGCAGCCTCGAAATCAAGTTCGTTTCGGGACGCAAGCTCTCCCAAGGTTCTTGCGTTGGTGGTGTACCGGAACCGGTGGAGACCGTCGGTTAATGGTTCCTTCCGTGAGAATCTTCACCCTAAGTATCACGTGGATTGAGAGCGGTGCATGCTATTCTGCAAATCCTTGTTATCACGGTTCGTTTCGACGCTTCTCTAAGTCACCTTGCTCTAGCAAGAAATTGTCCGAGAAAACTGTCCAATTTTTTGGAAGACGATGAATGGTTGCAAAAAATAGTTTTATTGAAACGAATTACTCTGGTATCTCTTCAGGCGAACGTAAGTTTTTTCACCGTGCTCGACATGTATTGACCCATTCGGGGCGGAATATCGCTCATGTAAGGTACTTCTGATGAATAGGCGTATTATTATAGTTATACCAGCTCGCTACGGTTCTACCCGCTTGCCGGGAAAGCCCTTGGCGGAAATTCATGGCAAGCCCATGGTGCAACATGTGTACGAGCGGGCATTGCTTGTGCCCGAGGTCGAAACGGTCGTCGTCGCTACCGATGATAACCGGGTCATGGAGGCTGTGCAGGCCTTTGGTGGCAGGTCTGTCATGACCTCGGACCACCACCCTTCGGGCACGGATCGTCTGACCGAGGTGATGCAAGCGCTGGAGGCGGATATTTATATCAACCTCCAGTGCGACGAACCTCTGGTGCGGTCGGAGGATATCAGTAAATTGGCCCAGGGAATGCTAGCGGACTCCTCCGTCCAGGTCGGAACGCTTTGTCATTGCCTTCCAGCGGCTGAGGCAGACAACCCGCACCTCGTCAAGGTCGTCGTTTCCGCCACCGGAGATGCTCTCTATTTCAGTCGTTCTCCCATTCCCTACAATCGCAGCCAAGAAACCGCCTGTTACTACAAGCATGTGGGGATCTATGCCTACAGGCGTGAAGTGCTCGAGCTCTATGCCGGCTTGCCTCAGCCGATGATGGAGCAGGCAGAAAAGTTGGAGCAACTGCGATTGCTTGCCGCCGGATTTCGCATTCGTGTCTTTGAAGTGCCGCCTGTGGGACCGGGGGTGGATACCCCTCAATGCCTGGCCGCAGTGCGGGAACTTATGAAGGACCGTCAGTTTTGACGGTCCTTTTTCTTCAAAGTTTTCTCCAAACCTATTTCATACACCAGTCATAGGCGTTCTGGAACATCCGCAGCCAGGGGCTGACCGGCAGGGATTTCATCGATTCCGGTACATAGTGGGCCTGCCAGGTGAGGAAGGTGCGTTCCGGGTGCGGCATCATGGCCAGATGGCGACCGTCCGGTGAGCAGAGACCGGTGAGTCCGCCGGGCGATCCATTGGGGTTGAAGGGATAGGCCTCGGTGGCCTTGCCCTCGTCGTCCACGTAGACCACTGCGGCCATCTGCTCGGTCCAAACGCGCTGGCGGATGGACTCGTCCGGAAAATGAAGGAAACCTTCACCGTGATCCACATGGATGCCGAACACCAGATCCTCCATGCCCTGCAACAGGATGGATTTGCTCGGCAGTACCTTCACCGTGGTCCAGCGGGATTCGAAACGACCGCTGAGGTTATGGATGAACCGGGGCTGGTGCTCGGCCTCGATGCCCAGCCACGGCACCCAGCCCAGCAGGCCGAACAGCTGGCAGCCGTTGCAAATCCCTAAGGTAAAGGTATCCGCTCGGTTGTAAAACTCGTGGAACTGGGCCTGGAGCCGCTCGTTGAAGCGGATGGTCGCGGCCCAGCCCTTGGCGCTCTCGGGAACGTCGGCATAGGAAAAGCCGCCCACCGCCGCGATGCCGCGAAATTTGGTCAAGTCGACCCGACCCGCCAAAAGGTCGGTCATGGTGATGTCCCAAGGCTCGAAACCGGCACTGTAAAAGGCGGAACTCATCTCCCGATCCGAGTTGGACCCCTCATCGCGGAGAATGATCACCTTGGGTTTGTCCGACTTCTGCAGGATGGCTGGCGCAGTCGGCGCCGGTTGAAAGCTGAGGTTGTATTCAGGGCCTTTGCGATCCAGGGTGTTGAATTTTTCCGCATCCGCATATTCGGGGTTCATCTGCAACCGTTCGAGCTGATAGCTGGTTTCCTCCCACCACTGGCGCAGCAGTACCATGGAGTCATCCAGCACCAACTCGCCGTTGAATTGCACAGTGATCGCCTTTTTCACCTGGGAAGATCCCAGGACCGAACAGGGGATTTTGTGCCGCTCAAAGCGCTCCTTGACCTGGGCCAGGTGCGTCCAGCGGCATTCGATCACCAGGCCCAGCTCTTCGGCGAACAGGGTTTCAAGGATGGTGTCGGAACCGTTCAGTGCAAGGTTCAGGCCGCAGTTGCCGGCAAAGGCCATCTCCAACAGGGTGGTGATCAGGCCGCCATCGCTGCGGTCATGACCCGCCAAAATGATCTCCTGATCGATCAGCGACTGGACCGCGGCAAAGGCCTCCTTGACCTGGGCCGGGTTGTCCATGTCCGGGACCTCATCGCCGATCTGGGCGCAGGTTTGGGCCAGGGCACTGCCGCCGAGCCTGTTCTTGCCGCCTGCGAGGTCAACCAGCAGCAGCACCGAGCCGGGCTCCTTGATGTCCGGGGTGACCTTCTTGCGAATGTCGCCCATGGCGGCGTAGAGGGATATGACCAGTTCGCGGGGTGATTTGACCACCTCGTCGCCGACCTTGGCCGCCATGGACAGGCTGTCCTTGCCGCCGTCCACCGCGATCCCCACCGCGATCATGGCCTCGGCCATGGCCTCGGCCGCATCTCGCAGGGCAGCGCCTTCGCCTATAAGTTTTGGTGCCCACATCCAGTTTGCCGAGCACTTCACCTGCTCCAGATCCTCGATCTTGGCCCAGACCAGGTTGGTCAGGGACTCACCCACGGCCATGCGCGCACCGGCCGCCGGATTGACCAGCATCTTGATCGGCTGTTCGCCAATGGCGGAGGCAATCCCGGTATGGCCGAAATGGCTCTGCGCCACCACCGCCACATCGGCCACGGTCAGTTGCAGTGGCCCGCAGCACTGCTGTTGCGCAATCAAGCCGGTCACCGCCCGGTCGACCTTGTTGGTCAGGAACCGTTTGGAGCCCACCGAGACCAGGCGCAGCACCCGATTGAGCGCCTCGCGCACATCCATGCCCTTGGGAGGGGCAAAGGGGGACAGAGCGGGGCGTGTCCGGGTGTCGGTGAATGTCTTTTGCGGAATGTTACCGAGCAGCTCCGGGATGTCGATGTCAACCGGGTTGGTGTCGTTCTCGCTGTCATGGACCACGAACTTCAGATCGCCGGTCACCTCGCCCAGAACCTCGCAGGCCACCTTTTCCCGCGCACATATCTGCTGAAACTTCTCGATATTCTCCGGGCTGATCAGCAGGCCGACCCGCTCCTGGTACTCGGCAACGTAGATCTCCAGCACCGACATGGTCGGGTCGCCGACACGGATATTGCGGATCTCAACCCGGCCACCGGCATGCTCCACCAACTCCTTGAGCACGTTGGCCGGACCACCGGCGCCCTGGTCATGGATGACATCGATCAGGCTCAAATCGCCCATCTCGTTGCAGGCGCGCAGCACCCGGTTCATCTTTTGCTCCATCTCGGCGTCGCCGCGTTGGACCGCATCGAAATCGAGCTTGGACTCGTTCTCTCCCTGCATCATCGAGGAGGCTGCACCGCCGCCAAAGCCGACCCGGTAGGCCGGCCCACCCACCTGGACAATGAGCATGCCCTTTGTGGCGTCCTTTTTTTCGGTGTGACGGTCATCGATCTGGCCGATACCGGCGGTGAACATGATCGGCTTCAAAAAGCCCCAGCGCTCGCCGTTCTCCAGGCGCAGGTCAAAGGAGCGGGTAAAGCCCTGAATCAGGGGCTCGCCGAATTTGTTGCCGTAGTCGGAGGCGCCGTTGCTGGCCTCGATCTCGATTTCCAGCGCCGGTGCCAGGCTGTCGGGGCAGGCGTAGTCGTTCTCCCAGCCAAGCGGATAGTCGGGAATATGGAGATTGGCCACACAGTAACCAGCAGTCCCGGCCATGACAAAGCCACCGCGCCCGGTACCTTGGACATCGCGAATGCGACCGCCGGTGCCAGTTTCCGCACCCGGAAAGGGGGCGACACCGGTGGGAAAGTTGTGGGTCTCGGCGGTGAGCAGGGGATGATAGCAAACAGTCGCCTCTTTCAGTGCTGAAGGGCCACCCGGTTGCTCCGGCAGCAGGGTTGTGAGGGTGAACCCTTCAACCGCACTGGAGTTGTCCTTGAAGGCGATCTTGCTTCCCTTGGGGTTGGCAGCCAGGGTATCGGTGACCACCTTGAACAGGGTTTTGTCGTAGTCCTGTCCGTCGATTACCTGCTTGCCGCGGAAAAAACCGTGGCGGGAGTGCTCGGAGTTGGCATTGTTGAGATCCATGATCTCGACGATGGTCGGGTTGCGGTCACAGCGTTTGACAAAGTAGTTGTAGTAGAGCTCCCGGTCCCACTCATCCATGGAGATGCCGGGGATCTCCAAGAGGCCGTCGGGCCCCTTGGTCTTGAGATCGACCTCGTAGACCGGTTCCGGTGTGATGCCGGTTTCAAAGGTGGTCAGCGGATGCTCGTAAACGCATTCGGTCATGCGGTCATGGTTGTTGGCGATGAAGGTGTCCATGTCCGTATCCTCGGGCACCAAATAGCGTCGGGAGCGCTCCACCCGGGTCACGACGTCCAGGCCAACGGCCCGGCAGATGGAGACCATGTTCGAGGACCAGGCCGTGGCAAAGTTGAGCCGGGGACCGACTTCCACCACACGCGCGCCCTTGAGCCGCGGTTCAATGGTAACGGTTTCCACGAGAAAACCATCGGCAAGGATCAGCCGCAACCGTTCCATCTCCTCGGCCTCCAGCGGACGGCTGGATTCGATGTTGAAGCAGTAGGCAAAGTCGGATTTGAGCTGACGATGGAGTTGGGTTACAAGAGTTGCCATGGGGGTGTCCTTTCTATCTGAAGTTCCGAGCCGAAAGGTCGGCAGGGGAAGAAAAACAAGGAGAAAATTAATGTAAACCTAGCATTAACAACGAAATTTTTCCGCTGCAAAGTACAATCGTTAGGGAGATTTTACCCGCCTTCACCGGGATGCCAAGAGAAATTGGCCGTAAAAAAAGCGGCATGGTTGGAGGTGAAAAAGGGCGGATCGCGCTGAAGAATGGCGCTGATCTGCGGTTGCCGCTTGAATTCCCGGTCGAGAAAGCTGCGGATGGAGCGTCGATCCCAGCCCCGGGGATGGACAAAATCCTGGTAAAGGGAGAGATCGCCGCTGGAAAACGTCCTGCCCGCAAGACGCTGTGCCTCACTACTGCCCATCGGCATGTTGAAGATGGCCAGATTGAGGAAGGTGATCGCCTGGTGGTGACGCAGGGTGAAATCCAGGGTCTGGCGGGCCTCGGTTATCGATTCCGTGGGGGTGCCGAACAGTAGGTACACATAGGTGGCGATGCCCGCCTCCTCGAGTGCGGCAAAAACCCGTTCCACCAGGGAGAGGCTGATGCCCTTGTACATGGCGTCGAGCACCTGTTGCGATCCGGACTCCAGGCCCAGTTTGAGCAGGACGCAACCGGAGAGCCGCAGTCGGCGGCAGAATTCGGGATCCGCCAGTTGCTTATCAAAGCGGACAAACCCATACCAGGGAACACCGGGAGCCTGGTCACAGAGTTTTTCCATCAGTGCCGGGCTGACCGCATTGTCGAGCAGGTGGATCAGGGTTGCGTCGGTTTGT
Coding sequences within it:
- a CDS encoding ABC transporter permease, which translates into the protein MNSSFQQALRVQRRVVWALMLRESKTLFGKHKLGYLWAVIQAAFNISVFWGIREIAGFQAPHGMSTPVFLLGGFVPWYIFSNGVTNGLHAIAGNRTLLNYPQVFPLDLLLARILLQGAMQTLVLVVLLIASYCIGQKVAIESPHAIFSALLLALTMGLGGGAACSAFNLIWPVTEQLVPMVLRLLFFTSGLFFSVIDLPVASQKVLSFNPLTHIIEMTRQGFVSGYGEQFISFPYVASVALVFLTIGLLLERYSRRYLDRLL
- a CDS encoding DVU3141 family protein, whose translation is MLHRRYARLFHLVQISIAVFFPFIFLSACTFQGPFVQPTAETERSAQESLLLKKVGQLKQGDTIKLDDPAYGGTLKATVLDSYYSAAAVDCKRLLVETTSASWQLLVCRDPQGSGWSAVPQSNN
- the kdsB gene encoding 3-deoxy-manno-octulosonate cytidylyltransferase, with the translated sequence MNRRIIIVIPARYGSTRLPGKPLAEIHGKPMVQHVYERALLVPEVETVVVATDDNRVMEAVQAFGGRSVMTSDHHPSGTDRLTEVMQALEADIYINLQCDEPLVRSEDISKLAQGMLADSSVQVGTLCHCLPAAEADNPHLVKVVVSATGDALYFSRSPIPYNRSQETACYYKHVGIYAYRREVLELYAGLPQPMMEQAEKLEQLRLLAAGFRIRVFEVPPVGPGVDTPQCLAAVRELMKDRQF
- the purL gene encoding phosphoribosylformylglycinamidine synthase; the protein is MATLVTQLHRQLKSDFAYCFNIESSRPLEAEEMERLRLILADGFLVETVTIEPRLKGARVVEVGPRLNFATAWSSNMVSICRAVGLDVVTRVERSRRYLVPEDTDMDTFIANNHDRMTECVYEHPLTTFETGITPEPVYEVDLKTKGPDGLLEIPGISMDEWDRELYYNYFVKRCDRNPTIVEIMDLNNANSEHSRHGFFRGKQVIDGQDYDKTLFKVVTDTLAANPKGSKIAFKDNSSAVEGFTLTTLLPEQPGGPSALKEATVCYHPLLTAETHNFPTGVAPFPGAETGTGGRIRDVQGTGRGGFVMAGTAGYCVANLHIPDYPLGWENDYACPDSLAPALEIEIEASNGASDYGNKFGEPLIQGFTRSFDLRLENGERWGFLKPIMFTAGIGQIDDRHTEKKDATKGMLIVQVGGPAYRVGFGGGAASSMMQGENESKLDFDAVQRGDAEMEQKMNRVLRACNEMGDLSLIDVIHDQGAGGPANVLKELVEHAGGRVEIRNIRVGDPTMSVLEIYVAEYQERVGLLISPENIEKFQQICAREKVACEVLGEVTGDLKFVVHDSENDTNPVDIDIPELLGNIPQKTFTDTRTRPALSPFAPPKGMDVREALNRVLRLVSVGSKRFLTNKVDRAVTGLIAQQQCCGPLQLTVADVAVVAQSHFGHTGIASAIGEQPIKMLVNPAAGARMAVGESLTNLVWAKIEDLEQVKCSANWMWAPKLIGEGAALRDAAEAMAEAMIAVGIAVDGGKDSLSMAAKVGDEVVKSPRELVISLYAAMGDIRKKVTPDIKEPGSVLLLVDLAGGKNRLGGSALAQTCAQIGDEVPDMDNPAQVKEAFAAVQSLIDQEIILAGHDRSDGGLITTLLEMAFAGNCGLNLALNGSDTILETLFAEELGLVIECRWTHLAQVKERFERHKIPCSVLGSSQVKKAITVQFNGELVLDDSMVLLRQWWEETSYQLERLQMNPEYADAEKFNTLDRKGPEYNLSFQPAPTAPAILQKSDKPKVIILRDEGSNSDREMSSAFYSAGFEPWDITMTDLLAGRVDLTKFRGIAAVGGFSYADVPESAKGWAATIRFNERLQAQFHEFYNRADTFTLGICNGCQLFGLLGWVPWLGIEAEHQPRFIHNLSGRFESRWTTVKVLPSKSILLQGMEDLVFGIHVDHGEGFLHFPDESIRQRVWTEQMAAVVYVDDEGKATEAYPFNPNGSPGGLTGLCSPDGRHLAMMPHPERTFLTWQAHYVPESMKSLPVSPWLRMFQNAYDWCMK